In Paenibacillus hexagrammi, the following are encoded in one genomic region:
- a CDS encoding acyl-CoA dehydrogenase family protein, translated as MEDKVVGGSFVISDTDYRSILTPEDFTEEHRMIADTTRDFVEGEVVPHDDQLEKLDYELTVKLMRQAGELGLLGADVPEIYGGLGLDKVSSTIISENLARASSFALSIGAHVGIGTLPIVFFGTPEQKKTYLPDLATGAKIAAYCLTEPTSGSDALGAKTTARLSEDGKHYVLNGSKLYITNAGFADIFIVYAKVDGAQFSAFIVEKGLPGFTYGPEEKKMGIKGSSTRPLFFEEVHVPVENLLGEVGKGHLIAFNILNIGRYKLATGCVGAAKETIQLTSRYANTRTQFGTPISRFPLMGMKLAEMNIQTYALESMVYRTTGLFDHMLKDIDHTSADAGKQSAKSIAEYALECSINKVFASEVLDRVADEGLQIHGGYGYIQEYKIERIYRDSRINRIFEGTNEINRLLIPGTLVKKAMKGELPLLQKAQALQEELLSIVPGQIFEDTLAEQAHLVTMGKKIFLMVGGLAVQKYGMALDKEQEVLSHLADMMIQLFAAESALLRTLKLIDRVGEDKAKNAIQMTIVFVHEAFGKLEECAKESLSTMEAGDMLRTQLSILKKLSRRTSVNTVGLKREIAARIVQGEKYIV; from the coding sequence ATGGAGGATAAGGTTGTTGGCGGCAGTTTTGTGATTTCAGATACGGATTATCGCAGTATCTTGACGCCGGAAGACTTTACGGAAGAGCATCGTATGATCGCCGATACAACAAGAGATTTTGTCGAGGGAGAGGTTGTTCCTCATGATGATCAGCTGGAGAAGCTCGATTACGAGCTGACTGTGAAGCTCATGCGGCAGGCCGGTGAGCTGGGGCTGCTAGGTGCGGATGTGCCGGAGATTTATGGCGGACTCGGACTGGATAAAGTCAGCTCCACCATTATTAGCGAGAATTTAGCCCGGGCCTCTTCCTTTGCGCTGTCGATCGGCGCTCACGTAGGGATTGGAACACTGCCGATCGTGTTCTTCGGTACTCCTGAGCAAAAGAAAACATATTTACCCGACCTAGCCACAGGAGCGAAAATTGCCGCCTACTGCTTGACGGAGCCGACCTCTGGTTCAGATGCTCTTGGAGCGAAGACGACAGCCAGGTTGTCGGAAGATGGCAAGCATTATGTGTTGAACGGCTCTAAGCTGTATATCACGAATGCCGGATTTGCCGATATTTTTATCGTGTACGCCAAGGTGGACGGCGCGCAATTCAGCGCTTTTATCGTTGAAAAAGGGCTGCCTGGCTTCACTTACGGACCCGAGGAAAAGAAAATGGGCATCAAAGGCTCATCTACCCGTCCTTTATTTTTTGAGGAAGTCCATGTGCCTGTCGAAAATTTGCTTGGAGAAGTGGGCAAAGGGCACTTGATTGCTTTTAATATCCTCAATATTGGGCGGTATAAGCTGGCTACCGGCTGTGTGGGCGCAGCCAAGGAGACGATCCAACTGACGAGCCGATACGCGAATACCAGAACGCAATTCGGAACGCCGATATCGCGCTTCCCTTTGATGGGCATGAAGCTTGCCGAAATGAATATCCAAACCTATGCGCTGGAAAGCATGGTGTACCGGACAACAGGATTATTTGACCATATGCTAAAGGATATTGACCACACGAGTGCAGATGCAGGCAAACAATCCGCCAAAAGCATCGCCGAATACGCGTTGGAGTGCTCGATCAACAAGGTGTTTGCTTCCGAGGTATTGGACCGTGTGGCCGATGAAGGGCTGCAAATTCACGGCGGCTATGGCTACATTCAGGAATATAAAATCGAACGGATCTACCGCGATTCGCGGATCAATCGAATTTTTGAAGGGACAAATGAAATTAACCGATTGCTGATTCCAGGCACACTTGTCAAGAAAGCAATGAAAGGCGAGCTGCCTTTGCTGCAAAAAGCGCAAGCCTTGCAAGAGGAGCTGCTGTCGATCGTGCCCGGTCAGATCTTTGAAGATACGTTGGCAGAGCAGGCTCATTTGGTTACGATGGGGAAAAAGATTTTCCTGATGGTAGGCGGTCTAGCCGTACAAAAATATGGCATGGCGCTGGATAAGGAACAAGAGGTGCTTAGTCATCTTGCGGATATGATGATCCAATTGTTTGCAGCCGAAAGTGCGCTGCTCCGAACGCTAAAGCTGATAGACCGTGTAGGGGAGGATAAAGCGAAGAATGCCATTCAGATGACCATCGTGTTTGTGCACGAGGCCTTCGGTAAGCTGGAAGAGTGCGCCAAGGAATCCCTCAGTACAATGGAAGCAGGGGATATGCTTCGAACGCAGCTGTCTATTCTGAAGAAGCTATCCCGGCGTACTTCCGTCAATACAGTCGGTCTCAAAAGAGAGATTGCTGCACGGATCGTGCAAGGAGAGAAATACATCGTGTAG